Part of the Aerosakkonema funiforme FACHB-1375 genome, TGTTTGCCGGATCATGGACTACGGCAAGTTTAAGTTCGAGCAGGAAAAAAAGGCGCGGGAAGCCCGGAAAAAGCAGCACACGGCTGACGTTAAGGAAGTCAAGATGCGCTACAAGATTGAGGAACACGATTATAACGTGCGGCTTGCTCACGCAAAGCGGTTTATTCAGGAAGGAGATAAGGTAAAAGCGACCGTCATGTTTCGTGGGCGGGAAATTCAACACAGCGACTTGGCAGAAGAGCTGCTCAATCGGATGGCCAACGATTTGCAGGAGATTGCCGAAGTGCAGCAAGCACCCAAAAAAGAAGGGCGCAATATGATGATGCTGCTGGCTCCCAAAAAATAGCCGGCTTTTTGGAGAACGCACCATAACTGCCCTGCTTGAAGGCGACAGGCGATCGCACTTGGGATTACTTGTCATTATGCGACTATGTAAATATCGATCGCAGCCAAAGGACAGGGAAAGCACTTTAGGAAAGCTCCTAGAGTGCCTAATTCCTCATTAAACATAGCTCCTGCTAGTATTTTTGCAAGTTCTGAGGTAAGCTTTCAGAGCTATGTTTTTGCTTGGAGTGCGATCGCAGGAAAAACTAAATTCAGATACAATAGTTAAGATTTCATATTAATTCAAAAATTTTGCATCCTCCTAAAAACCTCTGTGTACAGCGCAAATTTTGGTGGAAGCCGAAACATTTTTAGTTCAAAATAAAATCTCCCAATTCTTTCTGTATTCTTGCTTTAGCTTTACGCTAAATATACCAAGGCATCAGTTAAACAAACAGATTATCTGCTACTGCTGGAAAAGATCGCTATTTGTCACGACAACTAACCACTTGACAAATAGCCCAGCAAACCCTCTGCTTTCGCTCGCCCGTGCGGTTTCCCTGTTATTTTTATGACGCTGAACAATACATCGCCTTCGTGGGGTTTTTCACGATTATTGCTGCAATGGCTCAACCTGCGTGCAGAAGAAAGCGAACGCACGCTACTGATGTTCGCTGTATATACAACTACTTCCATAGGATTGGTATGGTTGGAAGCCAGCACAGTAGCTTTGTTCCTCGATCAGTTGGGAGCAGAGTGGTTGCCCTGGATTTATATTGCCAGCGCTGGACTGGGCGGAGCATTGGGTTTATTATCCACCTGGATGCAAAGAATTTTGCCGTTGCGACAATTTATCGTGACGATCGCGGTGCTGCTAGCCGTCCCTCTGCTATTATTTCGCGTGGGCTTACAGTTTCCCGATTTGGGTTGGCTGACAGTATTTTTACTCCCCTTATGGGTAGATGGAGCCTACGCTCTCAATCACCTCAACACCTCGCTGACCGCAAACCAGCTATTCAACATCCGGGAAATTAAGCGCACCTTTCCCCTGATCAGTAGCGGCAGTTTAGTAGCAGACGTACTGAGCGGTTTTTCCCTACCCCTGCTGCTTTCCGTTGTAGGACTGCACAATATCATCTTGGTAGCGGCGGTAATGCTGGTTATGGGTGCGGGAATTCTCTACTATCTCAGCAATCGCTACGAGCAGTCATTTCCCGATTCTCACCCAAGCAACTTAAGGGATTACCACGATGGATCTTCCACTCGCAAACTGGCGGGGCCGTTACGACAATACGAGATATTACTCTATGCCTTTTTTGTAATCGCCCAGGTATTGCTGCTGCTAATCGACTTTCAGTATCTCTCCCAGTTGGAACTGCACTTAGATGGTAAAGATATTGCCAGTTTCTTAGGTTTGTTCAGTGGTATTGTCGGCATCTGCGAGCTGATCACGCAATGGTTTATCTCCAGTAGGGTGATCGAACGGATGGGGGTGTTCGTAACCGCCATGCTGCCACCCGCAGTGATGGCTATCCTGGGCTTGATTCCTCTGACAATATTGATATTGGCTGTGCTGCGCGTATTTTCCCTCAAGGGATTAGAATTATTCATCGGTTTAATCGTCTTGAAGTTTGTCGATGAACTGCTGCGCTACACCTTCGTTGCCAGCACCGGTTCGGTGCTATTCCAACCCATCCCGGAGAACCTGCGCGGCAGTGTGGAGACGAAAGCCCGTGGCATTGCGGAACCTGTGGCAACGGGTTTTACGGGAGGTGCGATCTTAGGGATTCTCTGGTTAATCCATTGGGCATTCCCTACTCTTGGGGAGAAAGTACAGAAAGAGTGGCTGGGTTGGATTGTGGTCGTCGGAATAGTCATCTTTGCCTTAGCGTGGCTGATGTCGGTTTGGCTGTTGCGATCGCGCTATGTAGACTTGTTAGTATTGAGCGCCCAACGCGGACAGCTCGGTAGCGCCGATGTCGATTTGCGCGTCTTGAAGCGAGCCGTCGTAGAAGTGCTGGAGCGTCCCGCAGAGGAGGCAGAAAAGCGCTCTTGCATCGAACTTCTCAGTCAAATCTACTCCCAAGACGTTGGCGAAATACTAGCTCCTCTGCTGCCTCAGTTTCCACCCGCTTTGCAACGTCAAAGCTTGGAAGTGATGCTCAACAATCCCAATCCAGCTTATTTGAGCAATATTCGCGCTCTCATAGAAACCTCAGATCCCGAACCGGATGTCTTAGCCGTTGCTTTGCGCTATGTTTGGCTAACCGAACCAGAACCGGATCTGCGTCAGTTAAGGCCCTATCTGCGTCCGGAGATCGATCCGATGGTGCGAGGTACTGCTGCTTCCCTACTTTTGCGCTTGGGAAGCGCCACGCAAAAAGCAGAGGCAACATCTGTCTTGCGGCGGATGCTAACCCATCAAGAAGAACAAGAACGGGTAATGGGTTGTCGGGCGCTAGGTGAAGCGGTGTATTTGCAAACACTCAGGCTGCAAATTCCCAACTTGTTGCGAGATAAGTCGTTGCGGGTACGCTGTGCTTTGCTGGAAGCGATCGCCGCTACTCGTTTGGAAGAGTACTATCCTTCCCTCCTACGCGGTTTGGAATATAAGTCTACTCGCGAGGCGGCCCTGCACGCAATAGTCCGACTGGAAAACGATGCTATTCCCATGCTCCTGTCCCTTGCAACAAATATTCACAAACCTGATTTGGTGCGACGCTATGCCTGGGATGCGATCGGTCGTATTAGCACTCGCGAAGCCCTGAACGTATTAGTGTCTAACTTGATGACTGCCTGGGGAAACACCAGACGTCAAATTATCCAAATTGTGCTGAAGTTGCCCAATGAAATTGGTATTGAAAGCGTACTGGATCGGTTGGGGCGCAGCGGCGTCGAAATGTTAATCGATCAGGAACTAATGTTTATGGCGCAGATGTACGCCGCTAGGATAGATCTGAGCCGAGAATTAAAAAGCAACGAAGCCGATTTGCTGCAAAGGGCCCTCAAAGATGCACTGGCAGATTCGGTGGAGCGGTGTTTTTTACTGATGAAATTTTTGTATCCGCTTGGGGCTATTCAAGCAGCAGCTTTTAATTTGCGATCGGGTTCTCCATCTGAGATGGCAAGGGGGTTAGAAATATTAGACCAAACTATTGATATTCCTACTAAACGTGTGTTGCTCACCGTTCTCGATCGCAACTCGGATTGGGAAAAATTGCAAAGTTTAGCAGCGCTAGTTGTCTATCAGCCTTTGGACGAGAGAGATCGCGTGCGTAGGTTGCTATCTTTAAGGCACTTTCTATCAGATTGGTCTCTAGCTTGTTGTTTTCATTTAGCGAGATCGGCTCGTTGGAATTTGACGGCTGAAGCTACTATAGCTTGTCTGCGTCATCCTACGGGTTTTGTGAGAGAAGCGGTGATAGCTTACCTCAGAGTTGCCTCCCAACGTGCGCTAGCAGAACTCCTACCGAAACTCAAACAAGATCCCGATCGCCTAGTAGCCGCTCAAGTGCAGGAAATGATGGCAGAGTTAGGTATAGAGCAGGGTGAGAATCCAGCGTAAGTTGAAGTATACTTCGTCAAGAGGCGAGGTATTTCTAAGTTACAGTTGGGTTTAAGGATACAAATTCCCCAGTAAATGCCTGTCAAAATACTTACCCAATCTTGGCAATCGAATTGATTTGTTTTTATTCAGGAAATGGCTAATGAAATTCTACTGAACCTTTATTTTCTCTGCTTTGATAATGAAGCATAAGATATGCAAAACGCCTCGTTCGCTAAAAACCAGTACAATGTTGCTTGCGAACCTACTGATGTTAGGTTGAGCGGGCTCCGGGATGTTGACGCATAGCCGGGGTATTATTATTATCAGATAAAAGTATAGATAGATGCTTACCAGTGTCGATCGGCTATTGTTTGTCAGGGGCGTGCCCATCTTTCAGGAACTGCGGGATGATTTTCTCGTCCGACTTGCTTCGGTGATGGATGAGCTATCATTTCCGACCAAGCACACCATTTTTACCCAAGGGCAGGAGGGGCGATCTCTCTACATAGTCGTACTCGGCCAAGTCCGCGTGCATATCGGAAACAACGATCTCGCCCAGTTGGGGCCAGGTGCCTGCTTTGGTGAAATGTCTTTGTTTGACGCCGAACCTCGTTCCGCCTCAGTCTCGACTGTAACAGCCTGTGAGTGTCTAGTGCTGACACAGCAGCAACTCTACGACGCTATTGAGGAAACGCCCGGAATTGCGGTTAACATCATCCGCCTGCTTTCCCGCCGCACACGCGATTTGAACCAAAAGTTAAATGCCCAAGCAGCTGAGCGTCAGACACAGGACACTGCTGGAGGGAAGAAATTGGTGGGATAGGACTAAATGGGGTTTCGCTTTACAGGGAAGTCCCCATGTCTCAAACCTTTGCTATGCCTCGAACTCCAGTTTTTTGCCGAGAAATCTGTGCCTGTCTAAATCGTTGAAATCATACTGCGATCGCAGTATGATTTCAACAGATAAACGATCGCCTAAAATCCCCTCTAAATCAAGCTTTCATGGATTGAACTCATCTAAAGAGCAACTGAAAAATCGCAGTCAAGAGTCCCTAAAATTAGGGTATTACAGCACAAATAGGAGAGCGCCATTATATCGATATGCCTTGATATTTCTAAAATTCTTCTGTTGAGTAGAAATGGTAACTGTAAGAAGCAATTTACAATTGCCGATATTTGAGCTATGATGTATTAAATTTAACATTAACAAATTGTTCCCAAAAAGTTCACTATTCATTGACGCTTGTTGATGTAGCTTTTCTTAAGCATACGCAGGAACGTTTTCGGCTGTATTTATGTATAAATACGGTAGTTGAAGTGAACGGTCGATTACTGTAAAACAGCTACTTACACGCAGAAAATAATAAATCATTTTATTTAAAGATTGTGTGAAGGTAGACCTGAGCCATCGGAATAAGAACCTCTGAGAGTTGTAGAAACTGGAAAATGTTAAAAAGTAGATTAAAAGAGCAACCAGTGGCTAAGCTAAACCCAGATATACTCATAAAACATGGGGGCAGGGACTCTCACCTATCTCGTCAAATCTACAATTTTATGTTTTTCCATCCGTGAAAGTTCTCTTATCTGGTTGTCGTCACCCCTCAAATTTTCCCACCCAGCTCCCTACGCCAATGGATGCTTCCATTCTTGTAGTTGGAAGTGATGAATTTAAAACAACACTTCTAGAACGGCTGCGATATTTAGCAGCTTGCACAGTAGAGTTTGCGTCCAGCCCTATGGAAGCGTTGCCTACGATCCAAGCACAACAGCCTGATGTAGTGATTCTACAGGCAAGCCAAGTTGGCAGCCTCGAGCTCTGTCGCCAGATCAAACAACAAACCAGTTTGGCCTGGATATACTGCATCCTGATAGCGGAGCAACCTCAAAACGCTATCGAAGAAATCTTACCAGGCTGGAATTGGGAGTTAGGATTGAGGGCAGCAGCTCTAGAAGGAGGGGCCGACGCCTATCTCTGGTTACTGACCAATCGCGGAAATGGTGATATATCCTGGGAAGCAGGATTGACGATGCAAAATCATCTTCTGCAAGCGCAAGTTCAAGCCGGGATCAGGCGAGTGCAGATCGATCGCAACTTAATGCGTACCAACGACGTTTTGTCCGCGATCGCACTGGCTGACCCCTTGACGGAATTGAGCAATCGTCGGGCTTTGGATTGGGAATTACCCCGACAAATCCAAAACGCTCGCGCCAGAGAGGTGCCTCTGAGCTTGCTAATGCTGGATGTAGATTATTTCAAATCGATCAACGATTCTTACGGCCATTTGGTCGGCGATCGCGTCCTTCAGCTGCTCTCGGCCCGACTGCGGCACAACCTGCGCTTTCAAGACACGCCCTTTCGCTACGGAGGGGAAGAATTTGTGATTCTTCTCAGTAACACGAATGCCAAAGAAGCGGAAATGGTTGCCCTGCGCCTAAATAGCTCGATAGGCAACCAACGCTTCGGGATTGACAAAAACTTGGCTCTAAGCGTTACTGTCAGTATTGGGATTGCTTCGCTGCAACCAGATGACGATCCTAATGGGGTAAGTCTGCTCAACCGTGCCGATCGAAGCCTGCTCCGTGCCAAAACTAATGGACGCAATCAAGTCATTTGCGATGGAGATCGGCCAATCAACGAGACTTCCTTTGAGGAGAATTGCGAATACTGAGTTCTATGTTGCCAGTTAATATTTTTCTCCCAAGTGAAAACTCTTAACTCTTTAAAGTTTCCTGGCAATACTGAGCAACAATCCGAGAACACTCGGTCACGGAAGCTCGCTGTTCCATTGCAACAACAAGGGCTTCGTATGACTTCCAGTGGGACTGTAAGAGGGTACGAGCTTGGAGAGCAAAACTGCGCTCTTGCTGAGGGTATTCGCTAACCGGGCGTCCTAGCTTTTCAAGAAGAGTTGCCAATTTCTGTCGGTCTTCTGCTCCTCCCTCCGCATTACCGTAAATGAGAGTCTCCGCAGCTATTCCAGCCATCCAGACAATGCCGTAGCGATTGAGTAGCTGGGCTGATAAGATTCTCTGTTGCAGTTGAGATGCCAATTCGCGATCGTCAAATGTTACCCCTCCCTGTCCCGGCTGTCCTTGCTTGAAGGCTTCCCAGGCGCTGAGGACGTAGCCGCTCACTGGTATTTCCAACAGCTGAGCTACCAGGAAGTGTCCTGCTTCATGCCTCACTACGCGGGC contains:
- the infC gene encoding translation initiation factor IF-3; translated protein: MPVIEKRRPSNLPTINERIRFPKIRVIDTDGSQLGIMSPQEALPLAIEKELDLVLVSDKADPPVCRIMDYGKFKFEQEKKAREARKKQHTADVKEVKMRYKIEEHDYNVRLAHAKRFIQEGDKVKATVMFRGREIQHSDLAEELLNRMANDLQEIAEVQQAPKKEGRNMMMLLAPKK
- a CDS encoding Npt1/Npt2 family nucleotide transporter, with product MTLNNTSPSWGFSRLLLQWLNLRAEESERTLLMFAVYTTTSIGLVWLEASTVALFLDQLGAEWLPWIYIASAGLGGALGLLSTWMQRILPLRQFIVTIAVLLAVPLLLFRVGLQFPDLGWLTVFLLPLWVDGAYALNHLNTSLTANQLFNIREIKRTFPLISSGSLVADVLSGFSLPLLLSVVGLHNIILVAAVMLVMGAGILYYLSNRYEQSFPDSHPSNLRDYHDGSSTRKLAGPLRQYEILLYAFFVIAQVLLLLIDFQYLSQLELHLDGKDIASFLGLFSGIVGICELITQWFISSRVIERMGVFVTAMLPPAVMAILGLIPLTILILAVLRVFSLKGLELFIGLIVLKFVDELLRYTFVASTGSVLFQPIPENLRGSVETKARGIAEPVATGFTGGAILGILWLIHWAFPTLGEKVQKEWLGWIVVVGIVIFALAWLMSVWLLRSRYVDLLVLSAQRGQLGSADVDLRVLKRAVVEVLERPAEEAEKRSCIELLSQIYSQDVGEILAPLLPQFPPALQRQSLEVMLNNPNPAYLSNIRALIETSDPEPDVLAVALRYVWLTEPEPDLRQLRPYLRPEIDPMVRGTAASLLLRLGSATQKAEATSVLRRMLTHQEEQERVMGCRALGEAVYLQTLRLQIPNLLRDKSLRVRCALLEAIAATRLEEYYPSLLRGLEYKSTREAALHAIVRLENDAIPMLLSLATNIHKPDLVRRYAWDAIGRISTREALNVLVSNLMTAWGNTRRQIIQIVLKLPNEIGIESVLDRLGRSGVEMLIDQELMFMAQMYAARIDLSRELKSNEADLLQRALKDALADSVERCFLLMKFLYPLGAIQAAAFNLRSGSPSEMARGLEILDQTIDIPTKRVLLTVLDRNSDWEKLQSLAALVVYQPLDERDRVRRLLSLRHFLSDWSLACCFHLARSARWNLTAEATIACLRHPTGFVREAVIAYLRVASQRALAELLPKLKQDPDRLVAAQVQEMMAELGIEQGENPA
- a CDS encoding Crp/Fnr family transcriptional regulator translates to MLTSVDRLLFVRGVPIFQELRDDFLVRLASVMDELSFPTKHTIFTQGQEGRSLYIVVLGQVRVHIGNNDLAQLGPGACFGEMSLFDAEPRSASVSTVTACECLVLTQQQLYDAIEETPGIAVNIIRLLSRRTRDLNQKLNAQAAERQTQDTAGGKKLVG
- a CDS encoding GGDEF domain-containing response regulator, with the translated sequence MDASILVVGSDEFKTTLLERLRYLAACTVEFASSPMEALPTIQAQQPDVVILQASQVGSLELCRQIKQQTSLAWIYCILIAEQPQNAIEEILPGWNWELGLRAAALEGGADAYLWLLTNRGNGDISWEAGLTMQNHLLQAQVQAGIRRVQIDRNLMRTNDVLSAIALADPLTELSNRRALDWELPRQIQNARAREVPLSLLMLDVDYFKSINDSYGHLVGDRVLQLLSARLRHNLRFQDTPFRYGGEEFVILLSNTNAKEAEMVALRLNSSIGNQRFGIDKNLALSVTVSIGIASLQPDDDPNGVSLLNRADRSLLRAKTNGRNQVICDGDRPINETSFEENCEY
- a CDS encoding M41 family metallopeptidase; the encoded protein is MSKTALNLIAICVFAMTLSTLLGPLLNISPYVPAIATLTILGVGTLDTLTWQGQGVNLLLDWLASASPEHRARVVRHEAGHFLVAQLLEIPVSGYVLSAWEAFKQGQPGQGGVTFDDRELASQLQQRILSAQLLNRYGIVWMAGIAAETLIYGNAEGGAEDRQKLATLLEKLGRPVSEYPQQERSFALQARTLLQSHWKSYEALVVAMEQRASVTECSRIVAQYCQETLKS